Part of the Bacillota bacterium genome is shown below.
ACCGCCCAGCATTTCCACGATCTCTTCGATGAAAGTGGGATATTCGGGATCATCGATCACACCGTACTTCTTGGCCAGGTAGTGACAACCGTAATGAACGCCGACGGGCAACCCCGCGAGGGAAAAGACCTGTTTCGCCCGGATCCGGTCGCGCAGCCGGTACCAGAGTTCTTGAAAGTGGTAAATTTTTGCCGTCCCCTTGTAGCAGCGGTTAATTAAACCCAGCACCTGGTCTACTTTCTGTCTGGCATTCCGGTCGTGGTCCAGGATGTGCTTGAACTCCGTCATCCAGCCGTAACAGCCGTTGCAGTTTGTAAAGAGATCGAGCCCTTCCCCTTCGGCAATGCTCAGGTTTCTCGCCGCAGCCGCCAGGGAGGTTAAAGGCTCAAAGCCCTGGCAGGTCATCAGGTACCCCGTACAGCAGGTTTGCTCCCTGGATTCCACCAGTTCTATCCCGAGGATTTTTGTGATCTCCCTGATGGACTTCTCAAGGCCCGGATACTCCATGCTTCCGGTGCAACTGCGGAAGAAAAAGACCCTTTCAGAAAGCGGAATCTCTTCAACCTGCCTGTGGTTAATAAGGCCCCGTCCGGTCATCCGGCAGTTCTTCCCTTCGCATAGGCAAGTTCAAGGGGGCGATCTTCCCTGGCATCCAGGCCGGAGATCCATTCCTTCGCTCCGGTGGCCTCAAAGATCACCCGCAGTTCCTCGAGAGCCTTTTCCTCCAGGACGAGGGGCGGGAGGTCGAGCTTTTCCCTGCCCTCCCTGATCCGCTCCATCCTTTTTTCTCCCGGTACAAAGCTCAATCCATACTGGTAAAGTCTCTCTGCAAAACGTTTGAAACCCGCCGCATACCTGGCTCCGTAACCCCTTGCCAGAGCCTGAAAGCGCAGGGCGAGAATGAGCATCGCAGGATCCACATCATGGGGGCAGGAAACATAGCATGTCTTGCACCAGAAGCACTGCCAGATTTCCTCGCCGGAAAGAAGCCGGGCCGCGTTTCCGAAAAGAACGTCGCGGATAATCCGGCGTGAATTGTACGTTTCTGTAAGGGCGGCCGCAGGACAGCCTCCCACACACTTGCCACAGGCCATGCATTTTTCCAAATCCTTGACGAGCCCGGTCGCTTCCAGTTTTTCATAAAAATCTGAAATCCACTCTTGACCCCGTTCCTTCTGCACGCAGATCGTCTCCTTGAGTTGGGGATTAAACCAGGGGAGAAGGGACCTCCACCCCGGAGGCCCCGCTCATCTTGTTAAACCTGGTACTCTTTCAAGTCCGCGGCAACGGTAAAACTGGCTTCGGTGATGGCACGGATATCGTCGACGGTGAGACCGGGCCAGATTTCTTTGAGCACGTAACCTTTGTCGGTCAGCTCAAAGACCGCCTTTTCGGTAATCACCATGTGGGCGCACCTGGGCGCAGTAATGGGGTACTTGCACTTCTTAACAAGCTTGGGGGCGCCTTTTGCGGTATGGGTCATGGCAATGATGACCTTTTTTGCCATGAACATCAGGTCCATACCCCCGCCCATTCCCGGCT
Proteins encoded:
- a CDS encoding CoB--CoM heterodisulfide reductase iron-sulfur subunit B family protein: MTGRGLINHRQVEEIPLSERVFFFRSCTGSMEYPGLEKSIREITKILGIELVESREQTCCTGYLMTCQGFEPLTSLAAAARNLSIAEGEGLDLFTNCNGCYGWMTEFKHILDHDRNARQKVDQVLGLINRCYKGTAKIYHFQELWYRLRDRIRAKQVFSLAGLPVGVHYGCHYLAKKYGVIDDPEYPTFIEEIVEMLGGQPVFYQARRECCGAAVGVMFTHDELALAQSYRKIRSAREEGAELLLTVCPGCNVQLDRSQAVMKERGMGDFALPVIDLSQLIAWTLGVPEELLGFEMNTVPVVIRKEGRK
- a CDS encoding 4Fe-4S binding protein, which codes for MQKERGQEWISDFYEKLEATGLVKDLEKCMACGKCVGGCPAAALTETYNSRRIIRDVLFGNAARLLSGEEIWQCFWCKTCYVSCPHDVDPAMLILALRFQALARGYGARYAAGFKRFAERLYQYGLSFVPGEKRMERIREGREKLDLPPLVLEEKALEELRVIFEATGAKEWISGLDAREDRPLELAYAKGRTAG